The Vibrio tubiashii ATCC 19109 genome has a segment encoding these proteins:
- the queE gene encoding 7-carboxy-7-deazaguanine synthase QueE — protein sequence MYKINEMFETIQGEGVFTGVPSVFVRLQECPVGCAWCDTKQTWDATPQDERPLDEILAKKEDSPTWCSVSAMDIVNEYIKQGYTAKHVVITGGEPCIYDLVPLTQAFEAHGCRCQIETSGTSEVKTTDNTWVTVSPKVAMKGKLPVLDSALVRANEIKHPVATQKDIDHLDELLERANVPEETTIALQPISQKPRATQLCIDVCVARNWRLSIQTHKYLSIA from the coding sequence TTGTATAAAATTAACGAAATGTTCGAAACCATCCAAGGGGAAGGGGTCTTCACCGGTGTTCCTTCTGTATTTGTTCGCTTGCAAGAGTGCCCTGTAGGTTGTGCGTGGTGCGATACCAAGCAAACTTGGGATGCAACTCCTCAAGACGAAAGACCTCTAGATGAGATCTTAGCTAAGAAAGAGGACTCTCCAACTTGGTGCTCTGTATCGGCGATGGACATTGTTAATGAGTACATAAAGCAAGGTTACACTGCTAAGCATGTTGTGATTACTGGCGGAGAACCTTGTATCTATGATCTGGTTCCTTTGACTCAAGCATTTGAAGCGCATGGTTGTCGATGTCAGATCGAAACCAGTGGCACATCTGAGGTCAAAACGACAGACAATACATGGGTGACGGTGTCACCTAAAGTCGCGATGAAAGGTAAGCTCCCCGTTCTTGATTCTGCACTGGTTCGAGCGAATGAGATCAAACATCCGGTGGCGACGCAAAAAGATATCGACCACCTAGATGAACTATTGGAAAGAGCAAACGTGCCTGAAGAGACAACGATTGCACTTCAACCAATTAGTCAAAAGCCTCGAGCGACCCAGCTCTGTATTGATGTATGTGTTGCGAGAAACTGGCGATTATCGATTCAAACTCACAAATATCTAAGCATTGCGTAA
- a CDS encoding GNAT family N-acetyltransferase, producing MHNVTIRSAHDKDLEQLNDLMFYLHDEHHRQCPEHFKTAEDIEQEKSIARYLDDPECVVFVACEDDKIIGFISGHFCELISTVSKPVQMGSIDELYIAKDYRGKGHAVELCQHIETRFEEYGVKDIFVEVWEFNQSAIEFYRHFGFEHHIHWLRKSVTN from the coding sequence ATGCACAATGTGACCATTCGTAGTGCGCATGACAAAGATTTAGAGCAGTTAAATGATCTTATGTTTTACTTGCATGATGAGCATCATCGCCAATGCCCCGAACATTTTAAAACTGCTGAAGATATAGAGCAGGAAAAGAGTATTGCTCGATATTTAGATGATCCTGAATGTGTTGTATTTGTCGCATGTGAAGACGATAAAATCATAGGATTTATTAGTGGTCACTTTTGCGAACTGATTTCCACAGTAAGTAAGCCAGTTCAGATGGGCAGCATCGATGAACTGTATATCGCTAAGGACTATCGTGGCAAAGGGCATGCAGTCGAACTGTGTCAGCATATCGAAACGCGTTTTGAGGAATATGGCGTAAAAGATATCTTTGTTGAAGTCTGGGAATTTAATCAGTCTGCAATTGAGTTTTACCGTCATTTCGGCTTTGAACATCATATCCATTGGTTACGAAAGTCCGTAACCAATTAA
- the queC gene encoding 7-cyano-7-deazaguanine synthase QueC, with product MKKAVVVFSGGQDSTTCLVQAIKDFDEVHAITFDYGQRHKLEIEVAQSLAKELSVKAHKVMDVGLLNELAISSLTRDDIPVSHELQENGLPNSFVPGRNILFLTLAGIYAYQIGAQTVITGVCETDFSGYPDCRNDFVKAMNNALVQGMDRQLEISTPLMWLNKAETWALADQYDALQLVREKTLTCYNGVIGDGCGDCPSCELRKVGLNDYLSERKAIMAELVRKQNSADK from the coding sequence ATGAAAAAAGCAGTTGTCGTATTTAGTGGTGGACAAGACTCAACGACTTGTCTAGTACAAGCAATTAAAGATTTTGATGAAGTTCATGCCATCACATTTGACTATGGTCAGCGCCATAAACTTGAAATCGAAGTCGCACAAAGCTTAGCGAAAGAACTAAGTGTCAAAGCTCATAAAGTGATGGATGTTGGCTTATTAAATGAGCTTGCTATTAGCTCTTTAACACGCGACGATATTCCAGTATCCCATGAGTTACAAGAGAACGGTTTACCTAACTCATTCGTACCAGGACGTAATATCCTATTTCTTACCCTTGCAGGTATTTACGCTTATCAAATTGGCGCACAGACTGTGATTACCGGTGTGTGTGAAACAGACTTCTCTGGTTATCCGGATTGTCGTAATGATTTTGTAAAAGCGATGAATAATGCGCTTGTGCAGGGTATGGATCGTCAGCTAGAAATTTCTACGCCGCTGATGTGGCTAAACAAAGCGGAAACTTGGGCGCTGGCTGATCAATACGATGCTCTGCAACTGGTAAGAGAGAAAACGCTTACTTGTTATAATGGTGTCATCGGTGATGGATGTGGTGATTGCCCATCTTGCGAGCTGAGAAAGGTAGGCTTAAACGACTACCTTTCTGAGCGCAAGGCTATTATGGCTGAACTGGTACGTAAGCAGAACTCGGCAGATAAATAG
- a CDS encoding bifunctional NUDIX hydrolase/phosphatase PAP2 family protein, whose product MKLNTKILSLVLGFISLFASSLTVANDSSISGAACVIRSGEKIVLVKEILTNKLSLPAGGVAKGESPKLAAQRETWEETGLVVSIKEELGRTEKAVFYDCVSDSDIVSFQFNNRLDGYELPIWFAPHYGIEVSSAMLIDPTVVPKQEYRFPDQLEWLGTVLPQATDQKVVFVGNLIEAAPAFHQIELSWMTQIQHLFLKLPSGIANIVEPLLLAGNWLAEPSLILILFPLLYWRFGKEFSYKVFFAVTMTSLLSLVAQQGFAFPRPHVYLPALDLAKSYGFSLPSLPIAVWSCVGVLFLNGTERLSINRWSLSLFFALLWLTAAKFYSGSAFLTDSVSGALLGILCSWHLIRLESKPEVDAKALMTSKMVWVILLIACAVMTLFWPTPIFTYWLAIILTVLGLVITFERDANIASGKALLMITVMLVLANGLIGVAAEHVSSSSIASLSVEALRYPLLICLFVFSVRKMSRVDTAA is encoded by the coding sequence ATGAAGCTCAACACTAAAATATTATCGCTCGTACTCGGGTTTATCTCTCTATTTGCCTCTTCACTTACTGTTGCGAATGACTCGTCAATCTCTGGAGCTGCCTGTGTCATACGTTCTGGTGAGAAGATTGTATTGGTAAAAGAAATCCTCACCAACAAGCTTTCTCTCCCCGCAGGAGGCGTCGCTAAAGGGGAGTCTCCAAAGCTTGCAGCGCAACGAGAAACTTGGGAAGAAACAGGTCTTGTTGTTTCCATTAAGGAAGAACTCGGGCGTACCGAGAAAGCGGTGTTCTACGATTGTGTTTCTGACTCAGATATTGTTTCATTCCAGTTTAACAACAGGTTAGACGGATATGAACTGCCTATCTGGTTCGCTCCACATTATGGTATTGAAGTCTCTTCAGCGATGTTGATCGATCCTACTGTTGTCCCGAAACAGGAGTATCGCTTTCCTGACCAACTTGAGTGGCTAGGGACTGTTTTGCCACAAGCGACCGATCAAAAAGTCGTTTTTGTTGGCAATCTTATTGAAGCGGCTCCTGCATTCCATCAAATTGAACTTAGCTGGATGACTCAGATTCAGCATTTATTTCTAAAGCTTCCTAGTGGTATTGCAAACATTGTCGAACCTTTACTACTCGCCGGAAACTGGCTAGCAGAGCCTTCTCTAATTCTGATTCTTTTTCCGCTTTTATATTGGCGATTTGGTAAAGAGTTTAGCTATAAGGTCTTTTTTGCCGTGACTATGACGTCACTGCTTAGTTTGGTTGCTCAGCAAGGTTTTGCGTTTCCTAGACCACATGTTTATCTACCAGCATTAGATCTAGCCAAGAGTTATGGCTTCAGCCTTCCGAGCTTACCTATTGCGGTATGGTCGTGTGTGGGTGTTCTTTTCTTGAATGGGACAGAGAGATTATCGATTAATCGTTGGTCGTTGTCTTTGTTCTTCGCACTGTTATGGCTAACAGCCGCTAAGTTTTATAGTGGTTCCGCATTTCTGACTGACAGCGTAAGTGGCGCTCTTTTAGGCATACTTTGTTCTTGGCATTTGATTCGACTCGAATCTAAACCAGAGGTGGATGCGAAAGCACTGATGACTTCAAAAATGGTTTGGGTAATTTTGCTTATCGCTTGTGCTGTGATGACCTTGTTTTGGCCTACACCGATTTTTACTTATTGGTTAGCGATAATCCTAACTGTGTTAGGGCTAGTGATAACCTTTGAACGAGATGCAAATATCGCATCCGGAAAGGCTTTGCTGATGATTACCGTGATGCTTGTTTTAGCAAATGGGTTGATTGGTGTGGCCGCTGAGCATGTATCCTCAAGCAGTATTGCGTCACTCAGTGTGGAAGCATTGCGCTACCCGCTATTGATTTGCCTGTTTGTTTTCTCGGTGAGAAAGATGAGTAGGGTAGACACAGCGGCTTAA
- a CDS encoding diguanylate cyclase codes for MKRLTAWYIAFAALASTSAQAINTNHLEKWEIAYSEALKVSESKALSMLQDRYNSLPPNIEKLYISSKLHGFMTQRGQPYYGNELVFNPEYSKLEQTFIEALNKELSLDFSTARSNYLDLLKHFSTSNDLQGKILFEYHLCRAMNMQGQYYSAQLYCNALETHIKDTDQSILPKHLALRVIANNQEFTGDYKSSLETYQSYLAVIPNYVDPSGVYNDAGLLLKTLGQFDLAKEYLTISLRIRATAKSPLKLAQSHHSMGDILLASQDYHGAVEHFKHSKLLLDRFNHAYGLTCVKLGLGKAYAALKQFELAEQFLLDSLNSAETQNNEQIQGEIYLALSLLDNAKGGYSSALYFAQRANDLATKIGSERLQARALRTMAQLEEANGNYAVALKHYQHYFDSELSKRTKSSRSAFLALELAQKEFNQKVKDNKSVEIIESLEQEVVKLLSQRQMFLLLIVLLLATIIGQYFFSITKSRKAEMDQLTGALNRAAAIKRIRAIDRTSAQIRKHVLILLDLDDFKHINDSYGHPTGDRALATIAKGINEVINEEDVFGRLGGEEFVIVLRNVDELDVRDRVENLHQTIARSTFEAENSEKLNVTASFSYLATSKPLHDFDELYSILDQALYQVKQNGKNQIIDAYNEPIYLPSSAYVPVQP; via the coding sequence ATGAAACGTCTAACCGCTTGGTATATCGCTTTTGCTGCACTCGCATCTACTTCGGCACAGGCCATTAATACAAATCATCTAGAGAAGTGGGAGATCGCTTACAGCGAAGCACTTAAGGTCAGCGAGAGCAAAGCATTATCGATGCTACAAGATCGGTACAACTCGCTACCTCCAAATATCGAAAAGCTCTACATTAGCTCCAAACTACATGGTTTTATGACGCAGCGAGGACAGCCATATTATGGCAATGAGCTCGTCTTCAACCCGGAGTACTCCAAATTAGAACAAACATTTATTGAAGCTCTCAATAAGGAGCTCAGTCTCGACTTTTCAACCGCACGTTCAAACTACCTCGACTTACTTAAACACTTTAGTACAAGTAATGATCTTCAAGGCAAGATTCTATTTGAGTATCACCTATGTCGTGCTATGAACATGCAAGGTCAATATTACAGTGCGCAGCTGTATTGCAACGCACTTGAAACACACATAAAAGATACCGACCAATCGATTCTTCCCAAACACCTTGCTCTTCGCGTAATTGCGAACAACCAAGAGTTCACTGGGGATTATAAGAGTTCACTAGAAACCTACCAAAGCTACCTAGCAGTAATCCCAAATTACGTTGACCCTTCTGGGGTATACAATGATGCAGGGCTTTTGCTTAAAACACTCGGTCAGTTCGATTTGGCTAAAGAGTACTTAACGATTTCTCTCAGAATAAGAGCAACCGCTAAATCTCCTCTCAAATTGGCGCAATCTCACCATAGCATGGGCGATATATTATTGGCATCGCAGGATTATCATGGCGCCGTCGAACACTTCAAACACTCGAAACTTCTGCTAGATAGATTCAATCATGCCTATGGATTGACCTGTGTAAAGTTGGGCCTAGGTAAGGCTTATGCAGCATTAAAGCAATTTGAGCTTGCAGAGCAATTCTTATTAGATTCGCTCAACTCCGCTGAGACTCAAAATAATGAGCAGATTCAGGGCGAGATCTATCTTGCTCTCTCCCTACTAGACAATGCAAAAGGTGGCTACAGCTCGGCATTGTATTTCGCTCAACGGGCAAATGATTTGGCCACCAAAATTGGCAGTGAACGATTACAAGCACGTGCACTTAGAACAATGGCTCAGCTTGAGGAAGCTAATGGCAATTACGCCGTCGCCCTGAAGCATTACCAACACTATTTTGATTCAGAGTTATCTAAAAGAACCAAGAGCAGTCGCTCTGCTTTTTTGGCGCTAGAACTCGCGCAAAAAGAGTTTAATCAGAAAGTGAAAGATAACAAGAGTGTTGAAATCATTGAATCCCTTGAGCAAGAAGTCGTTAAATTACTCTCTCAACGGCAGATGTTCTTACTACTTATTGTTCTCTTGCTCGCCACCATTATCGGACAGTATTTCTTTAGCATAACAAAAAGTAGAAAAGCAGAAATGGATCAGCTTACAGGGGCGCTTAACCGAGCCGCGGCCATCAAACGAATTAGAGCGATTGATAGAACCTCAGCCCAAATTCGCAAACACGTACTCATCTTACTTGATCTAGATGACTTTAAGCATATCAATGACAGCTATGGCCACCCTACCGGTGACCGCGCTCTCGCTACCATAGCAAAAGGAATCAATGAAGTTATCAATGAAGAGGATGTATTTGGTCGACTCGGAGGCGAAGAGTTTGTCATCGTTTTGAGAAATGTCGATGAGCTTGATGTTAGAGACAGAGTAGAAAATCTCCACCAGACCATCGCGAGGAGCACTTTTGAAGCGGAAAATAGCGAAAAGCTCAACGTTACCGCGAGCTTTTCTTATCTTGCTACATCTAAACCACTACATGACTTTGATGAACTCTATTCAATTTTGGATCAGGCGCTTTATCAAGTGAAACAAAATGGTAAGAACCAGATTATTGATGCCTACAATGAGCCTATTTATCTGCCGAGTTCTGCTTACGTACCAGTTCAGCCATAA
- a CDS encoding Cof-type HAD-IIB family hydrolase, with protein sequence MYKLIALDLDGTLLTSDKTISQRTKHTIAEARKRGVKVVLASGRPLDGMQSKLDELEIEGDNEFVVFFNGSMVKEIGTNRVIHSAIIDGKRAKQVAELANKLNLDCHAFSNEFGLITPKFNEFTDVEATINQIPVIEKNFDELEDDHPIIKAMIVGAPDKLTAAINNIPASYQDEFTIVQSAPIFLEFLNLESNKGVGIKAIAEHLGISSSEVICMGDAENDHHMIEYAGLGVAMQNAMEQTKAIANHITLSNDDDGVATVIEEFILAR encoded by the coding sequence ATGTATAAGCTAATAGCACTCGATTTAGATGGCACGTTGCTAACGAGTGACAAAACGATTTCCCAAAGAACAAAGCATACGATCGCTGAAGCGCGTAAACGAGGTGTAAAAGTCGTACTCGCATCTGGTCGTCCATTAGATGGAATGCAAAGTAAGCTAGACGAACTTGAGATTGAAGGTGATAACGAGTTTGTCGTTTTCTTCAATGGCTCAATGGTGAAGGAAATTGGCACAAATAGAGTGATCCACTCGGCGATTATTGACGGAAAGCGAGCAAAGCAAGTCGCGGAACTGGCTAACAAACTGAATTTAGATTGCCATGCGTTCAGTAACGAGTTTGGATTAATAACGCCAAAATTCAACGAGTTCACCGACGTTGAAGCAACCATCAATCAAATACCAGTCATCGAGAAGAACTTTGATGAGTTAGAAGATGACCACCCTATCATTAAAGCGATGATTGTCGGCGCTCCTGACAAACTCACCGCCGCAATCAATAATATTCCAGCTAGTTATCAAGATGAATTCACAATCGTCCAGAGCGCTCCTATCTTCTTGGAGTTTTTAAACCTTGAAAGTAACAAAGGGGTTGGCATTAAGGCGATTGCTGAACATTTAGGCATTTCATCTAGCGAAGTGATCTGTATGGGCGACGCCGAAAATGACCATCATATGATCGAATACGCAGGGTTAGGCGTAGCAATGCAGAATGCAATGGAGCAAACCAAAGCTATCGCCAATCATATTACATTGAGTAACGATGATGATGGCGTGGCGACAGTAATTGAAGAATTTATTTTAGCTCGCTAG
- a CDS encoding methyl-accepting chemotaxis protein, giving the protein MFTDLSVKKKIVLPVFLIILLFATSSIINIVASQKRAHLSNSIQQHYLPALFTLEDAYRDLYQATSAVQALVLATSEKEIEHHRFEYKDNAYKALPRMEHAMELVKLELLPNSLKPEIEQLVRLGNDWLSSYEAFINAPESEWQLFYEQNKQTFDRQFVEVRQQLNVVKDAIEAARSETQIANEAAAKQAELALEVGTFIVILIALLTCWFLIKAIVKPIEQITQTMHDIASGDGDLSQRISSQSKDEIGQLAEGFNTFVSKIQHTIEQVIDSAASVRSEMAHLSTVAQSISDSTNQQQHESEVVAAAVHEMQTTSHLVSENASSAADASHGANQEVKSANSVLESTVESIRELAADIDNASGVIHTLDQDVANIASILDVICGIAEQTNLLALNAAIEAARAGEQGRGFAVVADEVRSLASRTQHSTGEIQAMIERLQSGAEQAVEVMQASKSSSDSTITLAQSATQSLSEILTAISKMNEMNTQIATAASQQSSVSEDVNYNVQKIADSSSTMVKMVGTADQSICALENQCERLEKLVSQFKC; this is encoded by the coding sequence ATGTTTACCGATTTATCTGTTAAAAAGAAAATCGTTCTGCCCGTTTTTTTGATCATTTTACTTTTTGCCACTAGCTCCATAATTAATATTGTCGCTTCTCAAAAAAGAGCGCATCTATCTAATTCGATTCAGCAGCACTACCTACCTGCTCTCTTTACTCTTGAAGACGCCTATCGAGATTTATACCAAGCGACCTCAGCAGTTCAAGCCCTAGTATTGGCCACATCAGAAAAAGAAATCGAGCATCACCGCTTTGAGTATAAAGACAATGCTTATAAAGCTTTACCTCGTATGGAGCACGCAATGGAGCTTGTGAAACTAGAGTTGCTCCCTAACTCACTCAAGCCAGAGATTGAACAGCTGGTTCGACTGGGTAATGACTGGCTCTCAAGTTATGAAGCGTTTATTAATGCACCTGAGTCAGAGTGGCAGCTATTCTATGAACAAAATAAACAAACCTTCGACCGTCAGTTTGTCGAAGTACGTCAACAGCTCAATGTCGTTAAAGATGCGATAGAAGCCGCACGCAGTGAAACTCAGATTGCAAACGAAGCGGCGGCAAAGCAAGCTGAACTGGCACTAGAAGTTGGCACATTCATTGTTATTCTTATTGCCCTGTTAACCTGCTGGTTTTTGATCAAAGCGATAGTGAAACCTATCGAACAGATCACTCAAACCATGCATGATATCGCCTCTGGAGACGGTGATTTAAGTCAACGAATTTCCAGCCAATCAAAAGATGAAATCGGCCAGCTCGCGGAAGGCTTCAATACCTTTGTTTCAAAGATTCAGCACACCATTGAACAGGTTATTGATAGCGCAGCTTCGGTTCGCAGCGAAATGGCACATCTTTCCACTGTGGCACAGTCCATTTCTGATTCGACCAATCAGCAACAGCATGAAAGCGAAGTCGTAGCGGCAGCGGTACATGAAATGCAAACGACCAGTCATTTGGTCAGCGAAAACGCAAGTAGCGCGGCAGATGCCAGTCACGGAGCTAATCAGGAGGTTAAGTCAGCCAACTCAGTATTAGAGTCAACTGTTGAGTCTATTCGTGAACTAGCCGCTGATATAGACAATGCTAGCGGAGTCATTCATACATTAGATCAAGACGTTGCCAACATCGCTTCAATACTGGATGTTATTTGCGGTATTGCTGAGCAAACTAACTTGCTGGCTTTAAATGCGGCAATAGAAGCTGCTCGCGCAGGTGAACAAGGACGCGGGTTTGCGGTTGTTGCCGATGAAGTTCGCTCTCTTGCTAGCAGAACACAACATAGTACTGGCGAAATTCAAGCAATGATAGAACGATTGCAGTCCGGTGCGGAACAAGCAGTCGAAGTGATGCAAGCGAGCAAATCAAGCAGCGACTCAACCATCACCTTAGCTCAATCTGCAACGCAATCTCTGTCAGAAATTCTTACTGCTATTAGCAAAATGAATGAGATGAACACGCAAATTGCCACCGCAGCGTCTCAGCAAAGCTCTGTCAGTGAAGATGTGAATTACAACGTACAAAAAATAGCAGATAGCAGTTCAACCATGGTCAAAATGGTTGGTACAGCAGACCAATCTATCTGTGCGCTAGAAAACCAATGTGAACGCCTCGAAAAACTGGTATCACAGTTTAAGTGTTAA
- the prpF gene encoding 2-methylaconitate cis-trans isomerase PrpF, producing MTVSSQMKVPATYMRGGTSKGVFFSLEDLPMQAQTPGEARDKLLLRVIGSPDPYAKQIDGMGGATSSTSKTVIVSKSDKSDHDVDYLFGQVSIDKPFVDWSGNCGNLSAAVGPFAIHAGLVDEARIPTNGTVAVKVWQANISKTIVVHVPIVEGQVQETGDFELDGVTFPAAEIQVDFMHPADGEGSMFPTGNVTDELEVPDVGTFEVTMINAGIPTIFLDAEALRYQGTELQDDINNDEAALQRFETIRAYGALKMGLIDSLQESEARQHTPKIAIVASPKSYLSSSGKPVEANEVDVLVRALSMGKLHHAMMGTAAVAIASASCVPGTVVNRAAGGGEMKSVTFGHPSGTLKVGAAATLDEQGWVVEKAVMSRSARIIMEGFVRVPSDIFA from the coding sequence ATGACAGTATCTAGCCAAATGAAAGTACCAGCCACCTATATGCGTGGTGGGACGAGTAAAGGGGTATTCTTCAGTCTAGAAGATTTGCCAATGCAAGCTCAAACTCCCGGAGAGGCGAGAGACAAATTGCTGTTAAGAGTGATTGGTAGTCCCGATCCTTATGCCAAGCAAATCGATGGTATGGGCGGTGCCACATCGAGTACCAGCAAAACCGTGATTGTATCGAAAAGTGATAAGTCAGATCACGATGTTGATTATCTATTCGGGCAAGTATCGATTGATAAACCTTTTGTCGATTGGAGTGGCAACTGTGGCAATCTATCTGCCGCTGTTGGCCCCTTTGCCATTCATGCTGGACTGGTTGATGAAGCTCGTATCCCAACCAATGGTACGGTCGCCGTCAAAGTGTGGCAGGCGAATATCAGCAAAACCATCGTAGTTCATGTTCCAATAGTGGAAGGGCAAGTTCAGGAAACAGGCGATTTTGAACTCGATGGGGTGACGTTTCCAGCTGCTGAAATTCAAGTCGACTTCATGCACCCCGCAGACGGCGAAGGTAGCATGTTTCCAACTGGGAATGTGACCGATGAGCTAGAGGTTCCTGATGTTGGCACGTTTGAAGTAACTATGATCAATGCGGGTATCCCGACGATTTTCCTTGACGCTGAAGCTCTCAGATATCAAGGGACGGAACTTCAAGATGATATCAATAACGATGAAGCCGCATTACAACGCTTTGAAACCATTAGAGCTTATGGTGCGTTGAAGATGGGTTTGATTGATTCTTTGCAAGAGTCTGAAGCTCGTCAGCACACGCCAAAAATCGCCATAGTTGCGAGCCCGAAAAGTTATCTTTCTTCTAGTGGTAAGCCTGTTGAAGCGAACGAGGTGGACGTACTAGTTCGCGCTTTGTCGATGGGTAAATTACACCACGCTATGATGGGAACCGCAGCAGTAGCGATTGCATCGGCTTCCTGTGTACCTGGCACCGTAGTTAACCGTGCTGCTGGTGGTGGAGAAATGAAGTCAGTCACTTTCGGTCACCCGTCGGGAACGCTGAAAGTAGGAGCGGCCGCCACGCTAGATGAACAAGGTTGGGTCGTTGAAAAAGCTGTAATGAGCCGCAGTGCTCGAATCATCATGGAGGGATTTGTGCGCGTACCCTCCGATATCTTTGCGTAA
- a CDS encoding propionyl-CoA synthetase — protein sequence MSAYQKEYQWALSEPGSFWAEQAKNIDWFKQPQTILAKDENGIERWFPDGMLNTSWLALDYHCEQGRGDNTALIYDSPVTGNKQKYTYTELRDQVAKTAGMLAEQGVEKGDRVVIYMPMIPEAAMAMLACARLGAIHSVVFGGFAANELAVRLEDAEPKLVMTASCGIEVNKVIPYKPLVDKAIMDSRWKPETVVVLQRAQCEAQLQAKRDVDWATALESSLPHACVPVLATDPLYILYTSGTTGKPKGVVRDNGGHAVAMKYSMSAIYNIPQDSVYWAASDVGWVVGHSYIVYAPLIHGCTTVLFEGKPVRTPDPGAFWRVCEEYKVEVLFSAPTAFRAIKKEDPEGECLKQYDLSNLNTIFMAGERLDPPTLEWVESKTDKPVVDHWWQTETGWAIAGNPTGIELMPVKAGSATKPIPGYQVEILNELGEPVEANQQGFVALKRPLPPSCLPTVWRNHDRFESGYLSQFPGYYVSGDGGYLDEEGYLFIMGRIDDVINVAGHRLSTGEMEEIVGGHPAIAECAVVGVHDDLKGQLPLGLVVLKDGVKVDDVQLEGELVGKVRDEIGAVACFKHALVVERLPKTRSGKILRRTIRQIADGEQYTVPSTIDDPTSLEEIEKALHS from the coding sequence ATGTCTGCATATCAAAAAGAGTATCAATGGGCGCTGTCAGAACCTGGGTCGTTTTGGGCGGAACAAGCGAAAAATATTGATTGGTTTAAACAGCCACAAACGATTCTAGCCAAGGATGAAAATGGTATAGAGCGCTGGTTCCCCGATGGAATGCTTAATACCTCTTGGTTAGCGCTTGATTATCACTGCGAACAAGGACGTGGCGATAACACCGCATTGATCTACGATTCACCAGTGACCGGGAATAAGCAAAAATATACCTATACCGAGCTTCGGGATCAGGTCGCAAAAACAGCGGGTATGCTCGCAGAGCAAGGCGTTGAAAAGGGTGACCGCGTCGTTATCTATATGCCCATGATTCCCGAGGCAGCAATGGCAATGCTTGCCTGTGCGCGACTAGGCGCGATTCACTCCGTTGTGTTTGGCGGATTTGCAGCGAATGAGTTAGCGGTTCGACTTGAAGATGCAGAGCCTAAATTGGTGATGACCGCTTCTTGTGGTATTGAAGTTAATAAAGTTATTCCGTACAAGCCACTAGTCGATAAAGCGATAATGGACAGTCGATGGAAGCCTGAAACAGTGGTTGTTCTGCAAAGAGCTCAGTGTGAAGCTCAGCTACAGGCGAAACGAGATGTCGACTGGGCGACAGCGCTTGAAAGCTCTCTACCTCACGCATGTGTGCCAGTATTGGCGACTGACCCGTTGTATATTCTTTATACTTCAGGGACGACTGGTAAGCCTAAAGGTGTAGTACGCGATAATGGTGGGCATGCTGTGGCGATGAAGTACTCAATGAGTGCGATTTATAACATTCCACAAGATAGTGTTTACTGGGCAGCTTCTGACGTGGGCTGGGTCGTAGGCCACTCTTACATTGTCTATGCGCCGCTGATTCATGGCTGTACAACAGTACTATTTGAAGGCAAGCCAGTACGGACTCCGGATCCGGGCGCATTCTGGCGAGTGTGTGAAGAGTACAAAGTCGAAGTACTGTTCTCCGCGCCAACCGCTTTCCGCGCAATTAAGAAAGAAGACCCAGAAGGTGAGTGCCTCAAGCAATACGATTTATCAAACCTTAATACCATCTTTATGGCGGGTGAACGTTTAGACCCACCGACATTAGAGTGGGTAGAAAGCAAAACCGACAAACCAGTGGTCGATCACTGGTGGCAAACGGAAACAGGTTGGGCGATTGCCGGTAACCCTACCGGAATTGAGTTGATGCCAGTGAAAGCAGGTTCAGCGACTAAACCAATCCCAGGTTATCAGGTTGAGATCCTTAATGAGCTTGGTGAGCCAGTAGAAGCCAATCAACAGGGCTTTGTCGCTTTGAAGCGCCCACTGCCACCAAGCTGTCTGCCTACGGTTTGGCGTAATCACGACCGCTTTGAATCTGGTTATCTGAGTCAGTTCCCGGGCTATTATGTATCTGGTGATGGCGGTTACCTTGATGAAGAAGGTTACTTGTTTATTATGGGTCGTATCGATGACGTGATTAATGTTGCAGGTCACCGTCTATCAACTGGTGAGATGGAAGAGATCGTTGGCGGCCACCCGGCTATTGCGGAATGTGCGGTTGTTGGTGTTCATGACGATTTGAAAGGTCAATTGCCATTAGGTCTGGTTGTGCTTAAAGACGGAGTTAAAGTCGATGACGTCCAGCTTGAAGGTGAGCTGGTTGGTAAGGTACGCGATGAAATTGGAGCAGTTGCCTGTTTTAAGCATGCACTCGTTGTGGAGCGTTTGCCAAAGACGCGCTCCGGCAAGATCTTGCGCCGTACCATCCGCCAGATAGCCGATGGCGAGCAGTACACAGTGCCTTCGACGATCGATGACCCAACGAGCCTTGAAGAGATTGAAAAAGCACTGCATTCTTAA